The following coding sequences lie in one Deinococcus aerolatus genomic window:
- a CDS encoding DNA-3-methyladenine glycosylase → MSVPLPPAFFDRDPVRAARDLLGGTLVHVLPGGELLSGRIVETEGYDCPRDPACTAGRFHAARSAEMAVSAGRWLFWSTHGHPLLQVSCRPEGIAASVLIRALEPLQGREQMLTHRPVTRGRDLTNGPAKLVYALGIRPPEVRGTAVDSAALHLLAPPAPVPDEQVEVTARVGIREGRNLPWRFVLRGNAWVSPGLPSMDLAGVSPERGEA, encoded by the coding sequence GTGTCTGTCCCCCTGCCGCCTGCCTTCTTTGACCGGGACCCCGTCCGGGCGGCGCGTGACCTACTGGGCGGCACGCTGGTGCATGTTCTGCCGGGCGGTGAACTTCTGAGTGGCAGGATCGTGGAGACGGAGGGCTACGATTGTCCGCGTGACCCGGCCTGCACCGCCGGACGGTTTCATGCGGCCCGCAGCGCCGAGATGGCCGTGTCTGCGGGCCGCTGGCTGTTCTGGAGTACGCACGGGCATCCGCTGTTGCAGGTCTCTTGCCGTCCTGAGGGGATTGCCGCCAGCGTGCTGATCCGCGCGCTGGAGCCGCTGCAAGGCCGGGAGCAGATGCTCACGCACCGCCCGGTCACCCGCGGGCGTGACCTGACCAACGGCCCCGCCAAACTGGTCTACGCGCTGGGCATCCGGCCGCCCGAGGTCAGGGGTACAGCGGTGGACAGCGCCGCGCTGCATCTTCTCGCGCCACCTGCGCCCGTGCCCGACGAACAGGTGGAGGTCACGGCCCGCGTTGGAATCCGGGAGGGCCGCAACCTGCCGTGGCGTTTCGTGCTGCGCGGCAACGCATGGGTGTCGCCCGGCCTGCCCAGCATGGACCTGGCGGGCGTGTCGCCGGAAAGAGGAGAGGCCTGA
- the proS gene encoding proline--tRNA ligase has translation MTQDGGKGNKGQDKKAQQYGVTPQSVDFNDWYNEVVKKADLADNSPVAGAMVVKPYGSALWENIVRWLDDRFKATGHESLIFPTLIPMNFITREADHVEGFAPELFTVTKIGTEELAEPYVMRPTSETIIGHMWSGWLNSYRDLPFLHYQWGSVFRAELRTKAFLRTSEFYWHEGHTAHADEAEARAEVRMILDLYHEFCRDVLALPVVRGEKSASERFAGAVSTYSIEGMMRDGKALQSGTSHYLGQAFSRAFDVKFQTREQKEDFAHTTSWAISSRIIGALIMTHGDDAGLMMPPNIAPIQVVIVPVGRKDNFDEMVAEGERLAAQLAQNGVRVKVDKRDGVTNGFKYNDWELKGIPVRIELGPRDLEAGVVVVKNRNSGEKETLERDLAVGGMAERLEGIQAWLLQRATDFMLDNTVTVDNYDDFKAAIEAGKWVRAFHCGEPESEKAIKDETKATVRNVPLDDAEFFAEREEGGVCFHTGKPAAYGKRILFGRQY, from the coding sequence ATGACTCAAGACGGCGGCAAGGGCAACAAGGGGCAGGACAAGAAGGCGCAGCAGTACGGCGTCACCCCCCAGAGCGTGGACTTCAACGACTGGTACAACGAGGTGGTCAAGAAAGCCGATCTCGCGGACAACAGCCCGGTTGCGGGCGCCATGGTGGTCAAGCCCTACGGCTCGGCGCTGTGGGAAAACATCGTGCGCTGGCTGGATGACCGCTTCAAGGCGACGGGCCACGAGTCGCTGATCTTTCCCACACTGATTCCCATGAACTTCATCACCCGCGAGGCCGATCACGTCGAGGGCTTTGCGCCGGAATTGTTCACGGTAACCAAGATCGGCACCGAGGAACTGGCCGAGCCGTACGTGATGCGCCCCACGTCCGAGACGATCATCGGACACATGTGGTCCGGCTGGCTCAACAGCTACCGCGACCTGCCCTTCTTGCACTACCAGTGGGGCAGCGTGTTCCGCGCCGAACTGCGGACCAAGGCGTTCCTGCGGACCTCCGAGTTCTACTGGCACGAGGGCCACACCGCCCACGCCGACGAGGCCGAGGCGCGCGCGGAAGTGCGGATGATTCTGGACCTGTATCACGAATTCTGCCGCGATGTGCTCGCGCTGCCGGTGGTGCGCGGCGAGAAGTCGGCCTCCGAGCGCTTTGCCGGAGCGGTGTCGACCTACAGTATTGAGGGCATGATGCGCGACGGCAAGGCGCTGCAGAGCGGCACGTCGCACTACCTGGGGCAGGCGTTCAGCCGGGCCTTCGACGTGAAGTTCCAGACCCGCGAGCAGAAGGAAGACTTCGCCCACACCACCTCCTGGGCCATTTCCAGCCGCATCATCGGCGCGCTGATCATGACCCACGGCGACGACGCGGGCCTGATGATGCCCCCGAACATCGCCCCGATTCAGGTGGTGATCGTGCCGGTGGGCCGCAAGGACAACTTCGACGAGATGGTGGCCGAGGGCGAACGGCTGGCCGCCCAACTCGCGCAGAACGGCGTGCGCGTGAAGGTGGACAAACGCGACGGCGTGACCAACGGTTTCAAGTACAACGACTGGGAATTGAAGGGCATTCCCGTCCGCATTGAGCTGGGGCCGCGCGATCTGGAAGCGGGCGTGGTGGTGGTCAAGAACCGCAACAGTGGCGAGAAGGAAACGCTGGAACGCGATCTGGCCGTGGGCGGTATGGCAGAACGTCTGGAAGGCATTCAGGCATGGCTGCTTCAGAGGGCCACCGACTTCATGCTGGACAACACCGTCACGGTGGACAACTACGACGACTTCAAGGCCGCCATCGAGGCCGGCAAGTGGGTGCGGGCCTTCCACTGCGGCGAGCCTGAATCCGAGAAGGCCATCAAGGATGAAACCAAGGCCACGGTGCGTAACGTGCCACTGGACGACGCCGAGTTCTTCGCCGAGCGCGAGGAGGGCGGTGTGTGCTTTCACACCGGGAAGCCGGCGGCCTACGGCAAGCGGATTCTGTTCGGGCGGCAGTACTGA
- a CDS encoding magnesium transporter CorA family protein: MLTYYRSIGGRLTTTDGYTDGCWINAASPSPEELARISRETGLELDYLSYPLDPDERSRFEREDGNLLIIMQTSYRLPDTSDIPYDTVPLGILHTDHCLVTVCMLEDNPVIKDVISGLVRRVSTVKKNRLTLQLFLRNAQRFLIDVRQINKRVDVIEDKLENSQQNRELLNLLKLEKSLVYFMTGLKANEAMMERVKRDRIFEMYEEDSDLLDDVLIENLQAIEMASIASNILTSMAGAFASVISNNVNQVVKVLTITTILVAIPTLVTSIFGMNVPLPFEGNPNGIWFVLTLAISLAGGLGYLFYRWRVF, translated from the coding sequence ATGCTGACGTACTACCGCAGCATCGGCGGCCGGCTGACCACCACCGACGGCTACACCGACGGCTGCTGGATCAACGCCGCCTCCCCCAGTCCCGAGGAACTGGCCCGCATCAGCCGCGAAACGGGCCTGGAACTCGACTATCTGTCCTATCCACTTGACCCGGACGAACGTTCCCGCTTCGAGCGCGAGGACGGCAACCTGCTGATCATCATGCAGACCAGTTACCGGCTGCCCGACACCAGTGACATTCCCTACGACACCGTGCCGCTGGGCATTCTGCACACCGATCACTGTCTGGTGACGGTGTGCATGCTGGAAGACAACCCGGTGATCAAGGACGTGATCAGCGGTCTGGTGCGCCGGGTCAGCACCGTCAAGAAAAACCGCCTGACGCTGCAATTGTTCCTGCGAAACGCCCAGCGCTTCCTGATCGACGTGCGCCAGATCAACAAGCGCGTGGATGTGATTGAGGACAAGCTGGAAAACAGCCAGCAGAACCGCGAACTGCTGAACCTGCTGAAGCTGGAAAAGAGCCTGGTGTATTTCATGACCGGCCTGAAAGCCAACGAGGCCATGATGGAGCGGGTCAAGCGGGACCGGATCTTCGAGATGTACGAGGAAGACAGCGATCTGCTGGACGACGTGCTGATCGAGAACCTGCAGGCCATCGAGATGGCGTCGATTGCCAGCAACATTCTGACCAGCATGGCGGGCGCGTTTGCCAGCGTGATCAGCAACAACGTCAACCAGGTGGTCAAGGTGCTGACCATCACGACGATTCTGGTGGCGATTCCCACGCTGGTTACCAGCATCTTTGGCATGAACGTGCCATTGCCCTTCGAGGGCAACCCCAACGGCATCTGGTTCGTGCTGACGCTGGCCATCAGTCTGGCGGGCGGTCTGGGGTACCTGTTCTACCGCTGGCGAGTGTTCTAG
- a CDS encoding indolepyruvate ferredoxin oxidoreductase subunit alpha — protein sequence MTHIITSPCIGTKDQACTEVCPVECIYDAGEMYLIHPDECIDCGACVPACPVSAIFPEEDVPAGEESFIPRNYEFFGA from the coding sequence ATGACCCATATCATCACCAGTCCATGCATCGGCACCAAGGATCAGGCTTGCACCGAGGTCTGCCCCGTTGAATGCATTTACGATGCCGGCGAGATGTACCTGATTCACCCCGACGAGTGCATCGACTGCGGCGCCTGCGTGCCTGCCTGCCCGGTCAGCGCCATCTTCCCCGAAGAGGACGTCCCAGCCGGCGAAGAAAGCTTTATTCCCAGGAACTACGAGTTCTTCGGAGCCTGA
- a CDS encoding NTP transferase domain-containing protein produces the protein MTAIETVRYDAVVLGGGDPGDAFAAAHGVAVKPLIPVNGQPMALYVLRALHGSGRVARIAYVGPLTPEIEPLIDMRVTDHGSLLANLEAGVEALEVDGQGAQRVLVVTADIPMLTAAEVQDVLDRASPEAALVYPVVRREVCEAAYPGVRRTYARLRDGSFTGGNLFILDPALIGQFLPRLREVLAARKAPLKLAGLIGPGILLRLLAGRLTVKALETRVSELLGVPARALITPHAAVGTDVDQDEDLALAAAYLGQEKPPA, from the coding sequence ATGACTGCAATAGAAACCGTGCGCTATGACGCCGTGGTGCTGGGCGGCGGCGATCCGGGAGACGCGTTCGCGGCGGCGCACGGCGTGGCCGTCAAACCGCTGATTCCAGTGAACGGCCAGCCGATGGCGCTGTACGTGCTGCGCGCCCTGCACGGCAGCGGGCGGGTGGCCCGCATCGCCTACGTCGGCCCGCTGACACCCGAGATCGAACCGCTGATCGACATGCGCGTGACCGATCACGGCTCTTTGCTGGCCAACCTGGAGGCCGGGGTCGAGGCGCTGGAGGTGGACGGGCAGGGCGCCCAGCGCGTGCTGGTGGTCACGGCGGACATTCCCATGCTGACCGCCGCCGAGGTGCAGGACGTGCTGGACCGCGCCTCGCCTGAGGCGGCGCTGGTCTACCCGGTGGTGCGGCGCGAGGTCTGCGAGGCTGCGTACCCCGGCGTGCGGCGCACCTACGCCCGGCTGCGCGACGGCTCGTTCACCGGGGGTAACCTCTTCATTCTCGATCCGGCGCTGATCGGTCAGTTCCTGCCCCGGCTGCGCGAGGTGCTGGCCGCCCGCAAGGCCCCGCTGAAGCTGGCCGGGCTGATCGGACCAGGCATCCTGCTGCGCCTGCTAGCCGGCCGCCTGACGGTGAAGGCGCTGGAAACCAGGGTTTCAGAGCTGCTGGGCGTGCCGGCCCGCGCCCTGATCACGCCCCACGCGGCGGTAGGCACCGACGTGGACCAGGACGAGGATCTGGCGCTGGCGGCGGCGTATCTGGGCCAGGAAAAACCACCGGCATAG